A portion of the Marinobacter alexandrii genome contains these proteins:
- a CDS encoding glycosyltransferase family 2 protein, translated as MIKTSVVILNYNGRNYLEKFLPSVIAHSKDAEIIVADNHSSDDSIEFLSTKFPHVRLIKLHKNYGFAGGYNEALKKIDAEYFLLLNSDVEVTENWLQPMVSFLDNNELYAACQPKIKDYNHKALFEYAGAGGGFLDFLGYPFCRGRIFNHLEIDSGQYNNPMDIFWSSGACMLVRSNVFFEAGGFDSDFFAHMEEIDLCWRINSLDLKIKSIPESTVYHVGGGTLDKSNSFKTYLNFRNGLFLLLKNLPLKKLWQKIPARVLLDWVAAMKFLIEGNPKHSLSVLRAHVSVIANFNKTLKKRRLTSPIPKSKLMLFEYFLKGNKKFSNL; from the coding sequence ATGATTAAAACTTCTGTTGTTATACTTAATTATAATGGGAGAAACTATCTGGAAAAATTTCTCCCTTCCGTTATCGCTCACTCGAAAGATGCAGAAATCATTGTAGCAGACAATCATTCCAGTGATGATTCAATTGAATTTCTTTCTACAAAATTCCCTCATGTACGATTGATCAAACTCCATAAAAATTATGGATTTGCTGGAGGATATAACGAAGCATTAAAAAAAATTGATGCAGAATATTTCTTACTTCTTAATTCGGATGTTGAAGTAACGGAGAACTGGCTTCAACCTATGGTATCCTTTCTGGATAATAATGAGCTCTATGCAGCATGCCAACCTAAAATCAAGGATTATAATCATAAAGCTTTATTTGAGTATGCAGGTGCTGGCGGAGGGTTTCTTGATTTTTTGGGATACCCTTTCTGCAGAGGGCGGATTTTCAATCACTTAGAAATTGACTCAGGACAGTACAATAACCCCATGGATATTTTTTGGTCTTCAGGTGCATGCATGTTGGTAAGATCAAATGTTTTCTTTGAGGCAGGTGGATTCGACTCAGATTTTTTTGCTCATATGGAAGAAATCGACTTGTGTTGGCGTATTAATAGCCTTGACCTCAAGATCAAATCGATTCCAGAATCCACGGTTTATCATGTTGGTGGCGGTACTTTAGATAAATCGAATTCATTCAAAACTTATCTTAACTTCCGTAATGGGCTTTTTCTACTTCTGAAGAATCTTCCACTTAAGAAATTATGGCAAAAAATTCCCGCAAGGGTACTACTCGACTGGGTTGCTGCTATGAAATTCCTTATTGAAGGAAATCCCAAACACAGTCTTTCGGTTTTAAGAGCACATGTATCTGTGATTGCTAACTTCAATAAAACATTAAAAAAACGTCGGTTAACGTCCCCAATTCCTAAGTCTAAATTGATGCTTTTTGAATATTTCTTAAAGGGAAATAAAAAATTTAGTAATCTTTAA
- a CDS encoding pyruvate dehydrogenase complex E1 component subunit beta, translated as MREIQFREALGEAMSEEMRRDEDVFLMGEEVAEYNGAYKVSQGMLDEFGAKRIIDTPIAELGFAGIGVGAAANGLRPIIEFMTFNFSLVAIDQVINSAAKMLSMSGGQYSVPIVFRGPTGNAGQLSQQHSQNFENWYANTAGLKVVVPSNPYDAKGLLKTAIRDDNPVIFMESELMYGDKGEVPEEEYLLEIGQANVVRDGSDVTIVSFGKMMKVANQAAEELTKEGTEAEVIDLRSVRPIDYQSIVESVKKTNRLVIVEEAWPLASISSEISHHVQRNAFDWLDAPVHRITNKDVSLPYAPTLIEEVLPNVARTIEAVKTVTYQK; from the coding sequence ATGAGAGAAATCCAATTCAGAGAAGCACTTGGCGAGGCAATGAGTGAAGAAATGAGAAGAGACGAAGATGTCTTTTTAATGGGTGAGGAAGTAGCTGAGTATAATGGTGCTTATAAAGTAAGTCAGGGTATGCTTGATGAATTTGGAGCAAAACGAATAATAGATACCCCTATTGCTGAGCTAGGCTTTGCTGGAATTGGTGTTGGAGCTGCAGCGAACGGCCTACGTCCTATCATCGAATTCATGACGTTTAACTTTTCACTTGTAGCAATAGATCAAGTTATTAATAGTGCTGCAAAGATGCTTTCCATGTCTGGAGGTCAATATAGTGTTCCAATTGTATTTCGAGGGCCTACAGGAAACGCCGGACAACTAAGTCAACAACATTCTCAAAATTTTGAAAACTGGTATGCAAATACCGCTGGACTAAAAGTAGTCGTTCCTTCCAATCCATATGATGCTAAAGGACTTTTAAAAACGGCCATCAGAGATGATAATCCTGTAATCTTCATGGAATCTGAGTTGATGTATGGAGACAAGGGTGAAGTTCCTGAAGAAGAATACTTATTAGAAATAGGTCAAGCAAATGTCGTAAGAGATGGATCAGATGTTACAATCGTTTCATTTGGTAAAATGATGAAAGTGGCTAATCAGGCTGCTGAAGAATTAACTAAAGAAGGAACCGAAGCTGAAGTGATTGATCTTAGATCAGTGAGACCAATAGACTACCAATCAATTGTTGAGTCTGTCAAAAAAACAAACAGGCTAGTGATTGTAGAAGAAGCATGGCCATTGGCTTCAATCTCCTCTGAGATAAGTCACCATGTACAACGAAATGCATTTGATTGGCTTGACGCTCCTGTACACAGGATCACCAACAAAGATGTATCCCTTCCATATGCTCCAACATTAATTGAAGAAGTTCTTCCTAATGTTGCAAGAACTATTGAAGCAGTAAAGACAGTTACCTATCAGAAGTAA
- a CDS encoding PspC domain-containing protein, with product MQEYLEKYAFGVCTRLGEKLGIPTSSIRLFFIYTSFLTFGSPLIIYLGLAFVMNFRKHLRRRNNTLWYY from the coding sequence ATGCAAGAGTATTTAGAGAAATATGCGTTCGGTGTTTGTACCAGGTTAGGTGAGAAACTAGGCATACCTACTTCCAGCATACGACTATTTTTTATTTACACCTCTTTCTTGACTTTCGGTTCGCCACTCATTATTTATCTGGGCTTAGCTTTTGTAATGAATTTCAGAAAACACCTCAGAAGGCGAAATAATACACTTTGGTATTATTAA
- the ffh gene encoding signal recognition particle protein, giving the protein MFDNLSVKLDRAFKNLKGQGQITEINIATTIKEIRRALVDADVNYKVAKDVTDNIKEEALGRDVLISVSPGQLLTKIVSEELTKLMGDTNVPISLDGNPNIILISGLQGSGKTTFTGKLASLLKKQGRTVLLAACDIYRPAAIDQLKVLGEQVGVEVYAEPENKDAVKIAKNAIKHAKDNGKRTLIIDTAGRLAVDEQMMNEISELKKEVKPAETLFVVDAMTGQDAVNTAATFNERLDFDGVVLTKLDGDTRGGAALSIRKEVQKPIKYISTGEKMDAIDLFHPDRMASRILGMGDVVSLVERAQQNYDEDEARRINKKIRKNQFGFDDFLAQMEQMKKMGSMKDLLGMIPGMGKAIKDIDIDDDSLKPIEAIIKSMTPKERTQPEVLNGTRKQRIAKGSGTSIQEVNQLLKQFEQMRKMMKMMNKSGGKRALANMLGGMK; this is encoded by the coding sequence ATGTTTGATAATTTAAGTGTAAAACTGGACCGGGCATTCAAGAACCTGAAAGGCCAAGGGCAGATTACAGAAATTAATATTGCAACTACGATCAAGGAGATCAGAAGAGCTCTAGTCGATGCAGATGTTAATTACAAAGTAGCAAAAGATGTCACTGATAACATTAAAGAAGAAGCGTTAGGAAGAGATGTACTTATTTCGGTTTCTCCTGGTCAATTATTAACGAAGATTGTTTCTGAAGAGCTTACTAAGCTCATGGGAGATACTAATGTTCCGATTAGTCTTGATGGCAATCCAAACATTATCCTTATTTCAGGACTTCAAGGTTCTGGTAAAACCACCTTTACAGGTAAACTTGCTAGTCTTTTAAAGAAGCAAGGGCGTACTGTTTTACTCGCAGCTTGTGATATTTATCGTCCTGCGGCAATTGACCAGCTCAAGGTTTTAGGCGAACAAGTAGGTGTTGAAGTGTACGCTGAGCCTGAAAATAAAGATGCAGTGAAGATTGCGAAAAATGCAATCAAGCATGCAAAGGATAATGGAAAACGAACACTGATTATTGATACTGCGGGTAGATTGGCAGTAGATGAGCAGATGATGAATGAAATATCTGAGCTCAAAAAGGAAGTAAAGCCAGCAGAAACGCTATTTGTGGTTGATGCAATGACTGGTCAGGATGCAGTTAATACAGCGGCAACCTTCAATGAGCGATTGGACTTTGATGGAGTTGTATTAACAAAACTAGATGGTGACACTCGTGGTGGTGCGGCTCTTTCTATTCGTAAAGAAGTTCAGAAACCAATCAAGTATATCTCAACAGGAGAGAAGATGGATGCCATAGATCTGTTCCACCCAGATAGGATGGCTAGCAGAATTCTCGGGATGGGAGATGTTGTAAGCTTGGTTGAAAGGGCGCAACAGAATTATGATGAGGACGAAGCTCGTCGTATAAATAAGAAGATTCGGAAGAATCAATTCGGGTTTGATGATTTCCTAGCTCAAATGGAGCAGATGAAAAAAATGGGAAGCATGAAAGATCTCTTGGGTATGATCCCTGGAATGGGAAAAGCAATCAAAGATATTGATATAGATGATGACTCACTTAAGCCTATCGAGGCGATTATTAAATCCATGACTCCCAAAGAACGTACACAACCAGAGGTATTAAATGGCACCCGAAAGCAAAGGATAGCAAAAGGAAGTGGAACCTCAATACAGGAAGTAAATCAACTTTTGAAGCAATTTGAGCAGATGCGGAAGATGATGAAGATGATGAACAAATCAGGAGGGAAGAGAGCTCTTGCCAATATGTTAGGAGGAATGAAATAA
- a CDS encoding gliding motility-associated C-terminal domain-containing protein — translation MPRWIHIALLIILPATASSQAFSSKGRFSVEFDRGCSPVTINITEHDGFGDVTRQYFYFEGAGITSSQTFTYQETGTFEIVQVIGSDLPDDKTDTLIVNVLESIKPQIEITKCSNLDISVTSKDSYYDSIRVYFTTTDSVTLVNNQKSEFSFSSPNLVAIGLKGFFDNADEVCSTYFEELLPISSIEAPQILSASIKETCKDIFSMYLELAEVDTLVRYRVILDQSGETTLFDNYLFQSTLVLSDIPFTKSNYCIQVESYDPCNDVTQRSSAICAEPSQLSLSPFETLYSTYDSAGIFINLDEVNVGTFDVYRRIQGQEFELRSQNSSSFTDPIGSLSRQYFYKIDYIDSCGQVLYSAETNPPLIESDEIEPNQYLARFTQPVNSIDLGISNEYRTGTTFSQSTGDINSPEFPVSLNAKDGSPRQFISATSSYTNGLILTSNSEAVRYELIIYVPKAFTPNGDGLNDHLELFGLPTEDAVTNIYSRWGQLVYSSDQPSPGWDGTISGSLADEGTYLYEIIFETVSGEKRRQKGTFTLIKK, via the coding sequence ATGCCGCGCTGGATACATATTGCTTTACTTATTATCCTGCCTGCTACTGCTAGTAGCCAGGCATTCAGCAGTAAAGGACGTTTTTCTGTTGAATTTGATCGTGGCTGCTCGCCAGTTACCATAAATATTACTGAACATGATGGTTTCGGTGACGTAACAAGGCAATATTTTTATTTTGAAGGAGCTGGTATCACAAGTAGTCAGACATTTACCTATCAAGAAACTGGAACGTTTGAAATTGTTCAAGTCATTGGAAGTGATTTACCTGATGATAAAACAGACACTTTAATTGTTAATGTTCTTGAATCAATTAAGCCTCAAATAGAAATCACTAAATGCAGCAATTTAGATATTTCTGTTACTTCCAAAGACTCATATTATGATAGCATCCGAGTTTATTTCACTACAACAGACTCAGTGACTCTTGTAAATAATCAAAAATCAGAGTTCAGTTTTTCATCACCGAATCTGGTCGCCATTGGTCTGAAAGGTTTTTTTGATAATGCAGATGAAGTTTGCTCAACCTATTTTGAAGAATTACTTCCAATTTCATCCATAGAAGCACCTCAAATTCTCTCTGCCTCGATAAAAGAGACTTGTAAAGATATCTTCTCCATGTATCTTGAGCTCGCTGAAGTAGATACATTGGTTCGCTATAGAGTAATCTTAGATCAATCAGGAGAAACGACTCTTTTTGACAACTATCTTTTTCAAAGCACCTTGGTTCTTAGTGATATACCCTTCACAAAATCAAATTATTGTATTCAGGTTGAATCTTATGATCCATGCAATGATGTTACCCAAAGAAGTTCTGCGATTTGCGCTGAACCAAGTCAACTATCCCTATCCCCTTTTGAGACGCTGTATTCCACATACGATTCAGCAGGGATTTTCATCAATTTGGATGAAGTAAATGTTGGAACTTTTGATGTCTACAGACGGATTCAAGGCCAGGAATTTGAATTGAGATCGCAAAACTCTTCCTCTTTTACAGACCCAATTGGGTCATTAAGTCGGCAATATTTTTATAAGATTGATTATATCGATAGTTGTGGACAAGTGCTCTATTCAGCAGAAACCAATCCCCCTCTGATAGAATCAGATGAAATTGAACCCAATCAATACCTTGCAAGATTTACCCAGCCGGTTAATTCCATTGACTTAGGTATTTCAAATGAATACAGAACCGGCACGACATTTTCTCAATCCACGGGTGATATCAATTCCCCAGAGTTTCCCGTTTCCCTCAATGCAAAAGACGGGAGCCCAAGGCAGTTCATAAGCGCTACATCATCATATACAAATGGACTCATATTAACTTCAAACTCAGAGGCGGTCAGATACGAGCTTATTATTTATGTCCCAAAAGCTTTCACTCCGAATGGTGATGGATTAAACGATCACTTAGAATTATTTGGTTTGCCTACAGAAGATGCTGTCACTAATATCTATTCAAGATGGGGACAGCTTGTTTATTCCTCGGATCAACCAAGTCCAGGGTGGGATGGTACAATCAGCGGATCTTTAGCCGATGAAGGAACTTATCTTTATGAAATAATCTTTGAAACAGTGTCAGGTGAAAAACGCAGGCAAAAAGGTACCTTTACATTGATAAAAAAATAG
- a CDS encoding YbaB/EbfC family nucleoid-associated protein — protein MFDMMKMMGKVKEMQSKMKEAQDQLKDITVTGESGGGLVKASANGNKELIALEIDDSLVNGTDKGMMRDLIIAAVNKAVNEADIKAKEHIKNSTEGLMPNIPGMDLSGMI, from the coding sequence ATGTTTGATATGATGAAAATGATGGGCAAAGTGAAGGAGATGCAATCCAAGATGAAAGAAGCTCAAGATCAGCTAAAAGACATCACAGTAACAGGTGAATCTGGAGGAGGACTGGTGAAAGCCAGCGCTAATGGAAACAAAGAATTGATTGCATTAGAAATCGATGATTCTCTGGTTAATGGAACCGATAAGGGGATGATGCGGGATTTAATCATCGCTGCTGTAAATAAAGCCGTGAATGAAGCAGATATCAAAGCAAAAGAGCATATCAAAAACTCTACAGAAGGGTTAATGCCTAATATTCCAGGGATGGACCTTTCAGGAATGATATAA
- a CDS encoding AAA domain-containing protein: protein MTSEEITHQLEHQIALLKKEKEADYTQFQERMTLTTIQDREKNGITWYPIQIEKDFISTGERLTLELSKSKNREQKHSFHVGSVVGIFSGSDEKKTINGVVGYLKEYTMRVVLNQSFLPDWIKEDRLGLNLLFDDSTYREMNKALNLVLNAKNDRLSELRDVFYGNRQAQFGGGYMYEVPSLNKGQNSAFEKIASSKDVAFVHGPPGTGKTTTLVKCIKETVEIERQALVCAPSNAAVDLLVERLANEGISVLRIGHPARLTPEVVENSLDVKISQHADFGRLKEMRKQSEEFRTLASKYKRNFGKQEKTQREMLYKEAKSLKRESRFLENYISESLLDKAQVIACTLTGSCHSLIQDRLFKTIFIDESSQALEAACWIPLNRVQRVIMSGDHHQLPPTIKSREAAKEGLEDTLFYRGVDNQADAKVMLETQYRMEASIMNFSSVQFYDSKLKASSSVTSRDKMFEPAIYFVDTAGAGYTEKVKKETLSTYNEDEADLLINLIADDKPDGLSIGVIAPYKAQVEVLNKKVNESEEVASYREHININSVDAFQGQERDAIYISLTRSNSDGEIGFLKEYRRLNVAMTRARHRLVIVGDSATLGSDSFFTNLIEYVQKHGKYASVYELNYDIYSRK from the coding sequence TTGACCTCAGAAGAAATCACCCATCAGTTAGAGCATCAGATAGCTTTACTTAAAAAAGAAAAGGAAGCTGACTATACTCAATTTCAAGAGCGAATGACTCTTACTACCATTCAGGACAGAGAAAAGAATGGGATTACATGGTATCCTATTCAAATAGAAAAGGACTTTATTAGTACCGGTGAACGACTTACACTCGAATTATCTAAGTCTAAAAATAGGGAGCAAAAACATTCATTTCACGTAGGATCTGTAGTTGGAATATTTTCTGGAAGCGATGAGAAAAAGACAATCAACGGAGTTGTAGGCTACTTAAAAGAGTATACGATGCGAGTTGTGCTTAACCAATCATTTTTACCTGACTGGATTAAAGAAGATAGATTAGGATTGAATCTCTTGTTTGATGACTCTACCTATCGGGAAATGAATAAAGCATTGAATCTGGTATTAAATGCAAAAAATGATCGCTTATCAGAACTACGAGATGTTTTTTATGGAAATCGGCAGGCACAATTTGGTGGAGGATACATGTATGAGGTCCCTTCATTGAATAAAGGACAGAATAGTGCTTTTGAAAAGATTGCTAGCTCAAAGGATGTTGCATTCGTTCATGGACCTCCAGGTACAGGTAAAACAACCACTTTAGTTAAGTGCATTAAAGAAACTGTGGAAATTGAAAGGCAGGCTCTTGTTTGTGCTCCGAGCAATGCCGCGGTAGACCTCCTTGTAGAAAGACTCGCTAATGAGGGCATAAGTGTATTGAGGATAGGACATCCAGCAAGATTGACTCCAGAAGTAGTGGAAAACAGCTTGGATGTAAAAATCAGTCAGCATGCAGATTTTGGAAGACTCAAGGAGATGAGAAAGCAATCTGAAGAATTTCGAACGCTTGCAAGCAAATACAAACGAAATTTTGGGAAGCAGGAAAAGACACAACGTGAAATGTTGTACAAAGAGGCTAAAAGTTTAAAGAGAGAGTCCAGGTTTTTAGAAAACTACATTTCAGAAAGCCTTTTAGATAAAGCTCAAGTAATTGCATGTACGCTTACTGGATCTTGCCATTCATTAATCCAAGATCGCCTGTTTAAGACCATATTTATTGATGAATCATCGCAAGCTTTGGAGGCCGCATGTTGGATACCCTTAAATCGTGTTCAACGAGTTATCATGTCTGGTGATCATCATCAACTACCGCCTACCATTAAGTCCAGAGAGGCTGCTAAAGAAGGACTGGAAGATACATTGTTCTACAGAGGAGTTGATAATCAAGCTGATGCTAAAGTGATGTTAGAAACTCAATATAGGATGGAGGCATCTATTATGAATTTCTCAAGTGTTCAATTCTACGATAGTAAGTTGAAGGCATCTTCCTCTGTTACTTCGAGAGATAAGATGTTTGAACCAGCCATTTATTTCGTTGATACAGCAGGGGCAGGATATACCGAAAAAGTCAAAAAGGAAACTCTTAGCACATATAACGAAGATGAAGCAGACTTACTTATCAATCTCATTGCTGATGATAAACCTGATGGACTCTCCATTGGAGTTATTGCTCCATATAAGGCGCAAGTAGAGGTGCTAAACAAGAAGGTAAACGAGTCAGAGGAAGTAGCTTCTTATCGAGAGCACATTAATATCAATAGTGTGGATGCATTTCAGGGGCAAGAACGTGATGCTATTTACATCTCACTTACCAGATCTAATTCGGATGGTGAAATAGGTTTTTTGAAAGAATACCGAAGGTTGAATGTAGCTATGACAAGAGCCAGACACAGGCTGGTAATCGTCGGAGATTCAGCAACTCTAGGATCTGATTCTTTCTTTACCAACTTAATTGAATATGTTCAGAAGCATGGTAAATACGCTTCCGTCTACGAGTTGAATTATGACATTTATAGCCGTAAATGA